A window of the Budorcas taxicolor isolate Tak-1 chromosome 8, Takin1.1, whole genome shotgun sequence genome harbors these coding sequences:
- the ADAMDEC1 gene encoding ADAM DEC1 — translation MSLVLLSILGLIIQTQAIAIRQTLESDLYEVVHPKKLHILHKREIQNNQTEKHSKEERYEPELQYQIMLNGEEVILSLQKAEHLLGPDYTETYYSPGGEEITTRPQNMEHCYYKGHILNEKDSVASISTCDGLRGYFTHHDQRYMIKPLKSTDREEHAVLTYNQEELNPANHTCGVRNAGRTQDLIRTSRSLKIPEIEEFLQAEKYIDLLLVLDNAFYKMYNENITVIRSFVFDVINLLNVIYNTIDVQVSLVGMEIWSNSDKIKVVPSTGVTFNNFLKWHRSNLGKMKTHDHAQLLSGVGFKTRISGLAASNSLCSPSSVAVIEAKRKNSVSLVAVMSHELGHVLGMPDVPYNTKCPSGSCVMNKYLSSKFPKDFSTLSRSHFKKYMLSQKPRCLLQALVPKNRTKPVCGNQLLEVGEDCDCGSSEECTNPCCEAMTCMLKSEVNCGKETEQ, via the exons ATGTCTTTAGTCCTGCTctccatccttgggctcatcaTTCAGACTCAAG cAATAGCCATAAGACAAACACTTGAATCAGACCTGTATGAAGTAGTTCATCCTAAGAAACTACACATTTTACACAAAAGAGAGATACAGAATAACCAAACAGAGAAGCATAGCAAAGAG gaaAGATATGAACCTGAACTTCAATATCAGATCATGTTAAATGGAGAAGAAGTCATTCTTTCCCTACAAAAAGCTGA GCATCTCCTGGGACCAGACTACACTGAAACATATTACTCACCTGGTGGAGAAGAAATCACCACAAGACCTCAGAACATG GAACACTGCTACTATAAAGGACACATCCTAAATGAAAAGGACTCTGTTGCCAGCATTAGTACTTGTGATGGATTGAG GGGCTATTTTACACATCATGATCAAAGATATATGATAAAGCCTCTGAAAAGCACAGACCGAGAAGAACATGCTGTACTCACATACAATCAGGAGGAGCTCAACCCAGCTAATCACACCTGTGGTGTAAGAAATGCTGGCAGGACACAGGACCTTATTCGAACCTCAAGGTCACTCAAAATTCCAGAG ATAGAAGAATTTCTTCAGGCTGAGAAATACATTGATCTGCTTTTGGTGCTCGATAACGCCTTT TATAAGATGTATAATGAGAATATAACTGTGATAAGAAGCTTTGTGTTTGATGTGATAAACCTACTCAATGTG ATTTACAATACCATAGATGTTCAAGTGTCCTTGGTAGGTATGGAAATATGGTCTAACAGTGACAAGATAAAGGTGGTACCCAGCACAGGTGTCACCTTTAACAACTTTCTGAAATGGCATCGTTCTAACCTGGGGAAAATGAAGACCCATGACCACGCTCAGCTACTCAG TGGAGTTGGCTTCAAAACTCGAATTTCAGGACTGGCAGCCTCGAATTCCTTGTGCTCCCCATCATCCGTCGCTGTTATTGAG GCTAAGAGAAAGAACAGTGTCTCTCTTGTAGCAGTGATGTCACATGAATTAGGTCATGTCCTCGGTATGCCTGATGTTCCATATAACACCAAGTGTCCCTCTGGGAGTTGTGTGATGAATAAATATCTAAG TTCAAAATTCCCAAAGGATTTCAGTACACTTAGTcgctcacattttaaaaaatacatgttatcTCAAAAGCCAAGATGCCTACTGCAAGCATTGGTTCCTAAAAATAGGACAAAACCAGTGTGTGGGAACCAACTTTTGGAAGTAGGTGAAGACTGTGATTGTGGCTCTTCTGAG gaaTGTACCAATCCTTGCTGTGAAGCCATGACCTGTATGTTAAAAAGTGAAGTTAATTGTGGAAAAGAGACTGAGCAATAA